In Erpetoichthys calabaricus chromosome 4, fErpCal1.3, whole genome shotgun sequence, one genomic interval encodes:
- the LOC127527584 gene encoding olfactory receptor 6N2-like, translated as MSNLTDSITDFILIGFPGLQDYSNILFGFFLALFLVTCIGNLCILGLVILDQRLHTPMYFFLWNLALLDILMVTAIIPKLLAVFLEQKTISFAACFVQMYMVISFGATEILLVAAMAYDRYVAVVKPLHYNVIINLKTCIVIAATVWILGFLMPLIPVTMASYLPFCSSNQIMHCFCDYPTVISLACTDVSSHAIGSLCLVLIVVYVPFIFVLWTYLKIITSVIKLKTEGSHKKAFSMCFSHVIVVLLYYISTAIDYIVLKIDSISYDIRVLIGVLYFFTPMVNPMIYSLRNEKIKAAAQKYFRIYIFLPGKSHTSVRSL; from the coding sequence ATGAGCAACTTGACAGACTCCATCACAGATTTCATCCTCATTGGATTTCCTGGACTACAAGACTACAGCAACATTCTGTTTGGCTTCTTTTTGGCTCTGTTTTTGGTCACCTGTATTGGAAACCTTTGCATCCTCGGTTTGGTAATACTCGATCAGCGGCTTCACACaccaatgtatttttttctctggAATTTAGCGCTGTTAGACATTCTTATGGTCACAGCTATCATACCAAAACTGCTGGCTGTCTTTTTAgaacaaaaaacaatttcttttgctGCCTGCTTTGTGCAAATGTATATGGTCATCTCCTTTGGGGCAACAGAAATTTTACTTGTGGCAGCAATGGCCTACGATCGCTATGTTGCAGTTGTTAAGCCTCTGCATTACAATGTAATTATTAATCTCAAAACCTGTATAGTAATTGCAGCTACCGTTTGGATACTGGGATTCCTGATGCCATTAATACCAGTCACCATGGCCTCTTACTTGCCATTTTGTAGTTCAAATCAAATCATGCACTGTTTCTGTGACTATCCCACAGTGATCTCTTTAGCATGTACTGATGTTTCAAGCCATGCCATTGGTTCCCTATGTCTTGTTCTAATTGTTGTCTATGTACCTTTTATATTTGTGTTGTggacatatttaaaaattataacttCTGTAATTAAACTTAAAACAGAAGGAAGCCACAAGAAAGCCTTCTCCATGTGTTTTTCTCATGTGATTGTTGTGCTGCTCTACTACATTTCCACTGCCATTGATTATATTGTATTGAAAATAGACAGCATCTCTTATGACATACGTGTTTTGATTGGAGTACTTTATTTTTTCACTCCCATGGTTAACCCGATGATTTACAGCTTGAGAAATGAAAAGATAAAGGCAGCAGCACAGAAGTATTTCAGGATTTACATTTTCCTTCCAGGAAAATCACACACTTCTGTCCGCAGTTTATGA